A segment of the Sphingomonas kaistensis genome:
AGCGCCTTCACCGCTGCATCCTCTGCGTAAGGGACGAGCGCGTCGGCGACGGCGGTGTCGACATCTTCGGCAGGAACGACCGGCTCGATGTCGGGCAAATTTTTCAATTGGGTCACGCCACGCTCAACGGCGCGGCAGGTGACAATGTTGCACGGGTCTATCTGCGGCGCACCGCGCTTCGAACCATCGCTTCGTAGTCAGGCAGTGCTTGTGCGTAATAATGGGCGCGCGCGGCATCGAGCAGGACCAGGTACAGACGACCGTCGATCACCGCGCCGACCGCCCTGCCCTTGCGCCACACCTCGTCGCCGTCGAGATGCTCGAAATCGAACTGGAAGCCGTTGGTGCCGAGGAAGGTGCGCGGCGCAAGGCCCAGGGTCCTGAATTCGACCGATCCGCCCTCGACCCGGAACAACGTCTCGAGCAGGCTGGCGACTTCCGGCGCGGTCATGGTGGAGCGGAACCGCGGGACCTGGCGGTCGGCCTTATACTCCTGCCAGATCAGGCGCTTGTTGTCGGGCAGCCCGGTGACGAAGGTGACACCGTCGAGATAGGGTCCGTTGAGCGTCCAGTCCTCGACCCAGCGCACGTCGGTGAAGGACAGGCCGCCCTGCCGGTTCCATTCACGCGGTGAAGTCACGCTCATCGCGCCCGACCCGACATTGTAGACCTGGCCCGCCCGAACGAGGCCGTAGGGGCTGAGGCCGACCCCGCCTCCACCGACCGAACTGCAGGCCGCGAGGGACAGTGCAAGGGTGCCGCCGAGTGCGAGTTTGGTGATGCTCTTGCGCATGGAGGTCAGCCCTGGATCATCTGGCGCACGAACGGCGCATCGGGGGCGCCTGGCGCCATGGTGAGATAGCGCGACAAGGCGGTCCGCCCTTCCGCCACCCTGCCCTGCTTCATGAGCATGACGCCATGCCAGCGCCACGCGTCGGCCGGCGCGTCGGGATAGGTCACGGCCTGGGCATAATTGAGTGCCGCCGCCTGCTGGTTCTGCACGCCCTCGCGCAGGCGGTGAACCTCGCCCCGGTAAAAGAGCAAGGTTCCGTTCCAACCGTCGCGGGCGAGCGTCTCGACGATGTACTGGCTGGCGCCGGGATCGTTGAGCCGGACCTGGTCGTCAAACAGGCTGGCGCGGATCGGCGCCAACGCCTTGAGATAGCGATCGCGACCGCGGTCGTAGCTGCGGCCCGGCACGGTCAGTTCCTGCGCCGACAGGGCCAGATCCTTGAGCCGCTCGCGCGGGGCCGGATGGGTGGCGAACAGAGAATAGCCGCGATCGACCCGCTTGCGACGTTCCTTGGCCGACCATTCGAGCTCGGTGATCAGCTGATCCCAGGTCTCGGACATCGACAGCGGGGCATAGCCGGCGTCGGCGATAAGCTTGACCCCCAGCGCGTCGGACTCGGCCTCCAGCTGGCGGCTGTAGCGGAACAAGGTGAGGATGGTGCCGAGTTCGGCCAGCCGGACCAGGTCGCCGGTGTAGGTGCCGGTGACCCCGCCCGCCATTCCCGCCGCCATCGCCAGCCCGGCGAAGATGTTGGTCTTGCGCTTCATGTCGCGCCAGCTTCGGATCTGATGGCGAAGCAGGAAGTGGCTGCTTTCGTGGGCGATGACGCCGGCCAACTGCGCCTCGTCGCGCATGCGCAGAAGCAGGCCGGAGAAGAAGACGGTGAACCCGGTCGGGAACATCATCGCGTTGAATTCAGGCACCCGCGCGAGATAGATGCGCATGTCCTTGGCCGCCGGACCGCCGACCTTGCCGATCAGCCCCTGCAGATAGCTGTTGAGCGCCGGGTCGCGGATCAGGAGATTGGAGCCAGCGACCTCCTCCTCGACCCGCTCCATCTGCTGCCACAGGCCCTTCTCGTCGGTGTCGACGGGGCGATAGCCGGGACCGATCAGCGGCTTGAGGCTGTTGGGGCTGATCCGTGCGGAGCCGGGCGCCGCTACCAGTGCAGCGCCGGCCCCGGCCAGCATCGCGCGGCGCCTAAGCCCGCTCATCACTTCTTCTCCGGAGCGGTGCGAGCAGCGGCGCTTTGCGCCCGGCGCACGTCGCGGCCAGGCTTCATCCGGCCGAGCAGGCGGTCCACCAGCTGGGCCGCGCCCTCGGGTTTGCGGAGGTCGCCCATCTTGATCCCCGCCACCTGGGTTCCGGCCTGGACCACGTTGAACCACACCACCTCGCCGGTGCGCAGGTCGACCAGGCTGGCGTAGGCGCTCTGCCCTCCCCCGCCGATGTTGGGGGCGCAGAAACCGATAAAGCAGCCGGCGATGCCGACGACCTGCATCGCCACCCGTCCGCTGTCGGCGAAACTGTCCTCGGCATGCATGAACAGGGCGTAGTCATACCCCGTCGCCTGCCCGAGCCGGACCGCATCCGAACCGAGGGTGTAATCGAGACCGCGCCCGCGCTTGGTCGGCAGTTCGTAGCCGGCGAACTTGTGCAACGCGATCGAGCTTCCGACCGCATTGTGAAGGCGCTCTAGCTCGGCGACCGTGTCGGCCGACACGCCGGGAATCGAATCGCGGCGATCCATGATCGTCGTCTGACCGCCGCGGCCGGCCTGCTGGGCCCTCAGCGCGGTGACCAGATTGGCACGCGCCGCTTCGGTCCAGTCGGCGCGCGGCTCGGTCAGCCCGCCGGCCTTGACCGACCCGACCGTCACGTCGGGGCGCATCACCAGCAGCTTGTAATTGCCCTGCGGCGGCGTGAACTGGAGATCCGCGATCTGCCGGGTCTGGACGCAGGCCGACAGGCTGAGGGACAAGGCGCCGAGCGCCAGGACGGACCGCATTCGACTCATTCCCGCGAAACCTCTCCTCGGCTGCCCATCGGCAACGACGAAATGACCTATGTTTCAGATAGTTGAAGCGATTTTGCGCTAAGTCAATGGCACTTGCCGGGTGATGACCACCGTCCCGCCGGGGGACGCTTTGCCAATCCTCGCGACTTCCTTAAGGCGCCGCTAACCCTGTCTTTACGCGGCTTGGTATAGCTTGCTCCACTATGACGCGTTCTCAGATTTTCTGGGTACGCAGGGAGGGGACAAGAATGGCGCAATCGGGAGTGGTTCGGCAGATGGGTTCGGCGGTTGCCGAGGCTCATGCCGCCCGCCTCGGCGCAGCGGGGAGTTTCACCCACGCCCATGCCGCGGACCTCGCCGGGCCGCTCGCGCCCTATCGTGCCCGTGACCTCGACGATTTCGTGCATCTCCTGTGCGCGGTCTATGGCCGCCAGCCGACGGTGATCGAACTGGCGCTCGGAAGCGCGCCCGCGGCACCGGTCCGGGCCTGGCTCGAAAGCGCTTCGTCCGCCTTCGAGCGCGAGCGGCTGTACCTCGTCCGGCTGACTTCGGCCGTTGGCCCGATCCCGAGCACTCCGGGCGCGGCCGAGACCGAGGCGGCGCTGCTGGCCCAGCGCCATGCGCTGGAAACGCTCGCACGATCGGAACGCAGCGGCTGCGCGCTGGGCGCTGCGACCGCCCTGGTCGCCGACTGGGCGGCGCTTCGCCCCCTGCTCGACAAGGTCGCGGCGCGGGTAGGAGTGGAGGTGCCCCCTTGCGCCCTGCCCAGCGAGGCCAAGATCGCCGACGCGCTGGAATGCGGAGCGGCCACGGTCGCCGCGGAACGCGCGATCCGGTTCGGTGCGGAGCAATTGCTGCTCCAGCAGCGCGCCCTGTTCGACCTGCTCGAAGCCCGCAGCGAGGCGCGCGAGGACGTCTGAACGGTTCGGCGCATCGGCGCGAGAATCCCCTTGCCCGCCTGTGCCGGATAGGGGAATGATGAGCTAATCTTAACAAAGGTTAGTTTTCATGCGTCGATCACCTTTCCTCCTCGGCTTGCTGCTGCTGCCTGCCGCCCCTGCCCTCGCGCAGTCCGCGCCGGCGGCGCCCGCCATTCAACCCAAGGTCGAGGCGCCCGCCGAGAGGAAGATCTGCCGCCGCGAGGAAGGCGTCGGGTCGCGACTCAATCGCAAGGTCTGCCTGACCCGCGAACAATGGGCCGGCAGGGCAAGGGCGGAAGCAGCCGCCCGCGATCGCAACGGCGACCCGTCGGAGTCCGAGGACTAAGCCCGCGAGCCGACTTGCACGGGCCCCGGCGGCCTCATACTGCCGTCGCCATGCGCTTTTCCGGAACCTCCGACTATGTCGCGACCGATGACCTGCGGGTCGCGGTCAATGCGGCCGTCACCCTTCGCCGGCCACTGCTGGTCAAGGGTGAGCCCGGCACTGGCAAGACCGTGCTCGCCCACGAGATCGCCAAGGCGCTCGGCGCCCCGCTGATCGAGTGGCACGTCAAGTCGACGACCCGCGCCCACCAGGGCTTGTATGAATATGACGCGGTGGCCCGGCTGCGCGACGGCCAGCTCGGCGAGGAGCGGGTCCACGACATCCGCAACTACATCAAGCGCGGCAAATTGTGGGAAGCCTTCACCGCCCCCAAGCTGCCGGTGCTGCTGATCGACGAGATCGACAAGGCCGACATCGAGTTTCCGAACGACCTCCTGCAGGAGCTCGATCGGATGGAATTCCACGTCTACGAGACGGGCGAGACGGTGAAGGCCGTCGAACGGCCAATCGTGGTGATCACCTCGAACAACGAAAAGGAGCTGCCGGACGCCTTCCTGCGCCGCTGCTTCTTCCATTACATCGCCTTCCCCGACCGCGTGACGATGGAGCGGATCGTCGAGGTCCACTTCCCCGGCCTCAGCAAGATCCTGCTGGGCAAGGCGCTCGACCTGTTCTTCGACGTCCGCGACGTGCCGGGGATCAAGAAGAAGCCGTCGACCAGCGAATTGCTCGATTGGCTGAAGCTGCTGCTCCACGAGGACATGCCGCTCGAGGTGCTTCAGGATCGCGACCCGACCAAGGCCATTCCGCCGCTCCACGGTGCGCTGCTCAAGAACGAGCAGGACGTCATGCTGTTCGAGCGGCTCGCCTTCATGGCCCGCCGCAAGGGTTGAGTTCACCGCCCAGCCGGTTCGGATGGGTCCGCCTGCGGCTGGAGGCGGCCAGCGTCGGTTCGCGGCCCAGGCGGCTGTTGTTCGAGTTTCTGTTGTTCGGCCTCAAGCAGGGCTGGGCGTGCCTGTTCGGCGGCGCGATGCTGGCGCTGCTGCTTGCGACGCACCTGTTCTACCCGCCCGGCGCGCCCATCGCGCGCTACGACTTCCTGACGCTCTGCGGGTTGGCCATCCAGGCCGCGATGCTGGCGTTCCGCCTCGAAAGCTGGGGCGAAGCCAGGGTCATCCTCGCCTTTCACCTCGCCGGCACGGTGATGGAATTGTTCAAGACCGCACACGGCTCGTGGCTCTATCCGGAGCCGGCCCTGCTCAAGATCGGCGCGGTGCCGCTTTTTTCGGGATTCATGTACGCCGCGGTGGGAAGCTACATCGCCCGGATCTGGCGCATCTTCCACTTCCGGTTCGACCATTACCCACCACAATGGACTGCGGCGGTCCTTGCCGCCGTGATCTATGTGAACTTCTTCGCCCACCACTGGCTGCCCGACATCCGGATCGGCCTGTTTGCCGTGACCGCCGCACTTTTCTGGCGGACGAGGGTGAGGTTCACGGCCTACCGGCAGGAGCGGTCGATGCCGCTCCTTCTCGGCTGGGCGCTGGTCGCCCTGTTCATCTGGTTCGCCGAGAACATCGGCACCTTTTCCAACGCCTGGCTCTATCCCCAGCAGCGGTCGGGCTGGAGCATGGTCAGCCCGGCCAAGTTCGGAAGCTGGTACCTGCTGATGATCCTGTCGTTCGTGCTGGTCAGCAGCGTCCAGCGCAAGCGGCTCACTCTTCCCGGTACGCCAGCTCGAAATTACCCCAGCGGCGGCCGTTGACAAACAGCGGCACGAAGACGTTCTTCACCGGATAGGACTTGTCGCCCAGCTCCATGCGATAGGTCATCAGCATCGCCGGCTTGTCGCTTTCGATCGCGGCGCGGGTCTGTTCGTCCATGAAGATGCGGCGGTTGCGGCAGTTGGCGTCGTTCCACACCGGATCGGGCCCCGGCTCGTTGCACCGTTCCGACAGGTGCGTCGGAAGGAAGCCGTCGACATTGGTGATGGCGGACCCCAGGATCCGCGCATCCTTGAGCTTGTAGCGATCGAGCAGCGGACGGATGTGCTGGTCGGCAAAGTCGCAGAACTGGTTGTCGTACTGGACCGGGTTGCGACCGGGGATCGGCACATATTGGCGGTCGAAGATCTGGTCCATCGTGATGATACCTTCGCGCACGCCGCGCTCGGCCACCTCGGCGATCGCCCGCATGGCATCCTGGGCAAGGATGATCATCGGCGTGTCGTCGATCTCGGCGCCGCTGTTGGCAAGCGTGTCGAGCATGGTCGCCGACAGCATCTCCAGCTTGGCCAGGCGCTGCTGCGTGACGCCCAGCGCGCCGCCATTGTCGCGGGCATCCTCGGCGAAGTCGGTCAGGCTCGCCTTGACCCGGTCGACGCTGTTCTGGATCAGGCTGGTCGAATGGGCGATACCCTCGGTCTGGCGGTCGACCATGCCGACGATCTCGCTGACTTCGCGAACGGTTTCGTGGATCTGGCCGAAGCCCTTCTGCGCGGCTCGGCTGCGCTCGACGCCGGTCTTGATCTCGCTGGTGACGGCGCCTGCCTCGCGGGTCAATTCGCTGATCGTGAGGCCGATCTGGCTGGTCGCCGCGCGGGTGTCGTGGGCGAGCTTCTTCACCTCGGCCGCGACCACCGCGAAGCTGCGCCCGGCATCCCCTGCCCGCGCCGCCTCGATCGTGGCGTTGAGCGCCAGCATGTTGGTCTTGCGGGCGATCCCCTCGATCGTTGAGGAGACGCTCTGGACCTGGCTCATCGCGAGCGCGAAGCCGGCCATCCGGTCCCCCAGCTCGACCACCAGTTCGGTCAGCCCCTTGAAGCCGGCGATGGTCTGTTCGATCGCCTCGCGGCCGGCTTCCAGCTTGGCCTTGGCCTGCTCTGAAAGGAGGCGCGCTTCATCGGTCGAATCCGACACGCGGGCCTGGTCGGCCAGCAGGCGGGTGGTGACTTCCTCCAGCCCGTCGAGCGTCTTGAGGTGGGCCCCGATGCTCTTGGACACGTCACTGACATAGCCGGCAACGTCCGAGCATTCGATCGACAGCGAACCGCAGCTGCGCGCCACGGTACGGATCGCGTCTTCGGTAACCTGTTCCAGACCCGCGGTAGCCATGCATTCTCCGAACGTGAGACTTCGTCCGCATCGGAAGTAGGCGAGAGGCTTTACCGTTCAGTTAACCAGTGCCGGAAGGAACAAGGGGTCCCCGCCGCCTGGCAGGAACCCCTCGAACGTCATCAGTCGGTCCTGACGGGTGTCAGGCCGCCGACTGCACGTAGACGAGCCACATCTGGGCGATCGCGGCACGCTGGCCCTTCACCGCGTTGAGGGCGGCGGTGGCACCGGCCTTGTCGCCCGAGCGGGCCAGCGCGATGCCGAGGCGAAGGTTGGCGAGATCGGCGCCTGCTCCACCCTTGGCCGCGTCGGCACGATAGGCGGCGGCGGCCTTCGCATAGTCGCCGCGACCGAGGTAGACGTCGCCATTGGGGGCGCTCTTGTCGCCGGCGCTGCGGGTGACCGCGCTGCTGTAAAGGTCGCGCCACATCGGCTTGCTCTTGTCCAGCTTGCCGGCCGCGAACGCCTCGTCGAGCACGGCCTTGGCCTCGGCGGGGAGACCGCGGGTCATCAGCGCGTCGACATAGGGGTAATAGTCGCCCTCGCCTTCAAGGCTGCTGGTCGCACGTTGGAGCCGGAACAGGTCGACCTTGTCGGGGGCGGCAAAGGCGCTCGACTGCTCGGTGACCTTGATCGCCGTCCGCCACGTCTTGGCAGACGGAGCCGCCTTGAGCTGGGCAACCGCGAGATCGCGGGCGACCGGCAGCTTGGCGGTATAGGCGATCCCGAACATCTGATCGGCCACGTTCTGGTCGTAGGGCTTGCCGGCGGCTGCCCACAGCGCTTGCGCCTTCTGGATCGAGGCAACGGCTTCGGCCGGACGCTTCTGACGGTTCAGGCTGAGGCCGTAGATGTAATGCGCTTCGCCGTCGTTCGGGTTCAGCTGGACGGCCTGCTGCGCGCGGGTCGTGGACAGCGCCGCCATGGCAGGGTCGGTCGCGCCCTTGTTGAAGCTGAGTTTGGCCGACAGGAGGGTCAGGTTGGCGAGCTCGTCGCCAGTCGCGATGCCGGTCCCGATGACACCTTCGATCCCGGTCAACAGCGCGTCATTGTTCTTGGCTGCGGCCAGCGAAGCGAGCTGGAGCCGGTAGGCGAAATAGCGATCGGTCGGGGTCTTGGCTGCGGCAACCGCAGCAGCGCCGAGCGCCGGAATGTCGGCGGTACGCTTTTCCTTGGTGGCCTTCTCCAGCGCGGCCAGCGCAGGCTGGGCTTCCTTGGAGACCGTCACCTTCGGTGCGGCGGCAGGCTTCTGCGCGGTGGCCACGGTCGGGGCGGCCACGGCGGTCATCAGAAGGGCGGCGATCAGCGCCCGGGACTTGGTCGACATCAAGAAGCTACTCCCTGGTTTCGAAATGCAAGCAACTGGCCGTCCTGTAGACGCCTGCCGCTGCGCTCGCCAGCCTCAAGCCGATTCTGCGTGAACCTTGATTGAACCGTTGCTTTTGAAGGAGTTAGCAGCCGGTATGGACGGATGCCCCTGCGCTTTGCTAGCCGCCCTCCCCTGTGATCATCCTCCTTTCCCCCGCCAAGACCCTCGATTTCGCCACTCCCTTCGAGGAGGAGGCGACCACGCCGCGCTTTGAACGCGAGGCGGCCAGCATCGCGCGCGCTGCCGCGAAGCTCGGTCCGGCCGACCTGGCGGGGCTGATGCACATCTCCGACAAGCTCGCAGAGCTCAACGCCACGCGCTTCAAGACCTTCCGCAAGGCCGAGCAGCGGCCCGCGATCCGCGCCTTCGCCGGCGACGTCTATCGCGGCTTCGACGCGGCCAGCGCGGACGAGGAAACGATCGCCTTTGCGCAGGACCACCTGCGAATCCTGTCAGGGCTCTACGGCGTGCTCCGCCCGCTCGATGCGATGCGGCCCTATCGGCTGGAAATGGGCACCGGCTGGAGCCCGAGCGGCGGCAAGCTGGTCGAGCATTGGGGCCGCAAGGTCGCCCGCGCGGTGCTGGATGACCTCAAGAGCGATTGCTCGGGCCTGCTGATGAACCTTGCCAGCAACGAATATTTTGCCGTGGTGCAGCCCTTCCTGCCCCGGAAGGGCGTGACCCTGGTCAGCCCCGACTTTCGGGTCCGGACCGCCAAGGGTCTGCAGTTCCAGAGCTTCACCGCCAAGGTCGCCCGCGGCACCATGGCCCGCTGGCTGTGCGAGGAAAGGATCGCCGACCGCGAGGCGGTGGAGGGCTTCAACCGCGACGGCTGGAAGCATGCTGCGGAAGGCAGCACGGCGGCGCGTCCGCTGTTTGTCCGCGACTAGGGCGGCGCGCGAGGAAACCCTCGCGCGTACACGCGCGCGCTGCTAGGCAGTTGCATACAACGATAAACACAAGCCTGAGGTTGTTTCTTGGCCACTGAAGCCCCGGCGGGCACCCCGCCTTCGAGCGACGCGATTCTGCCCATCTCCATCGTCGAGGAGATGAAGACCAGCTATCTCGACTATGCGATGAGCGTCATCGTCAGCCGCGCGCTGCCCGACGTGCGCGACGGGCTGAAGCCGGTCCACCGGCGCATCCTTTATTCGGCCAGCGAGAACGGATTCGTCTACAACCGGCCCTACCGCAAGTCGGCCCGCATCGTCGGCGACGTGATCGGTAAATACCACCCGCACGGCGACACCGCGATCTACGACGCGCTGGCCCGGATGACCCAGGACTGGTCGATGCGGGTGCCGCTGATCGACGGCCAGGGCAACTTCGGCTCGATGGATCCCGATCCGCCCGCCGCCATGCGCTACACCGAGGCGCGGCTGGCCAAGGTCGCGGGCTTCCTGCTCGACGACCTCGACAAGGACACGGTCAACTTCCAGCCCAACTACGACGCGTCCGAGCGCGAGCCGCAGGTCCTTCCGGCGCGCTTTCCCAACCTGCTGGTCAACGGCGCCGGCGGGATCGCGGTCGGCATGGCAACCAATATTCCGCCCCACAACCTCGGCGAAGTGATCAACGCCTGCCGCGCCTACATCGACGATCCCGCGGTGACGTCCGAGCAGTTGATGGAGCATGTGAAGGGGCCCGACTTCCCGACCGGTGCCATCATCCTCGGCACCGCCGGGATCCGCTCGGCCTACACCGCCGGGCGCGGCTCGGTGGTGGTGCGCTCGCGCTACAAGATCGAGGAAGGCCGGGGCGATCGCAAGTCGATCGTGCTCACCGAAATCCCCTACCAGCAAGGCAAGAATGCGCTGGTCGAGAAGATCGCCGAAGCCGCCAAGGAAAAGCGGATCGAGGGCGTATCCGACATCCGCGACGAATCGAACCGCGAGGGCGTCCGGGTCGTCATCGAACTGAAGCGCGACGCGACCCCCGAAGTGGTGCTGAACCAGCTCTGGCGGCATACCCCGGCGCAGGGCTCCTTCCCCTGCAACATGCTGGCGATCCGCGGCGGCCGGCCCGAAACGCTGGCGCTGCGCGACATCATCGAGAGCTTCATCAAGTTCCGCGAGGAAGTCATCACCCGCCGCTCGAAGTTCGAGCTGATGAAGGCGCGCGACCGGGCCCACATCCTGCTCGGGCTGGTGGTTGCAGTCACTAACCTCGACGAGGTGGTGCGGATCATCCGCGGCTCCGCTTCTCCCGCCGAGGCGCGCGAGGCGCTGCTTTCGCGCGACTGGCCGGGCGACGAGATCCGCCCCTACATCCGTCTGGTCGAAGCGGTCGAGGCCCATGCGGTCGGCGCCGACTATCGCCTCAGCGAAACGCAGGTGAAGGCGATCCTCGACCTGCGCCTCCATCGCCTCACCGCGCTCGGCCGTGACGAGATCGGCAACGAGCTCGAGGGGCTGGCGACGATCATCACCGACCTTCTCGAGATTCTCGGCAACCGCGTCCGCCTCTACGAGGTGATGCGCGAGGAGCTGGACGAGGTCGACCGCGAATTCTCCACCCCGCGCAAGACTGAGCTGGCGGCGGCGTTCGACGGGATCGACGACGAGGATCTGATCGAGCGTGAGGACATGGTCGTGACGGTGACCATGACCGGCTACATCAAGCGCACCGCTTTGTCGGTGTTCCGCGAGCAGAAGCGCGGCGGCAAGGGCCGTTCCGGCATCGCCACCAAGGACGAGGATGCGGTCACCAACCTGTTCGTGACATCGACCCACAATCCGGTGCTGTTCTTCTCCAACCTCGGCCGGGTCTACCGGATGAAGGTATGGCGCCTGCCCGAGGGCGGACCGACCGCCAAGGGCCGGCCGATGATCAACCTCCTGCCGTTGCAGGCAGGCGAGGTGATCACCACCGTCCTGCCGCTGCCCGAGGACGAGGAAAGCTGGGGCGCGCTGCACCTGATGTTCGCCACCGCCCATGGCGCGGTCCGCCGCAACAGCATGGACGCGTTCAAGAACATCCCCACCGCCGGCAAGATCGCGATGAAGTTCGGGATCGCCGACGAGGGCGAGGAAGAGGATGCGACCGACCGCCTGGTCGGCGTCGCATTGTGCAGCGAAGGGGACGACGTCCTGCTTGCCACCCGCAACGGCAAGGCGATCCGCTTCATGTCGACCGCGATCCGCGAATTCCAGTCGCGTTCGTCGACCGGCGTACGCGGAGTCCGGCTGCTCGGGGACGACGAGGTCATGTCGATGTCGATCCTGCGCCGCGTCGGCACCGAAGCGGAAGAGCGCGAAGCCTATCTGCGCAGCCCGCGCTGGCGCGACAACATCGGCGCCGAAGGGCTCGACGAGGAGCGCTACAACTTCATCGCCGACAATGAGCAGTTCATCCTGACCGTCACCGAAAACGGCTTCGGCAAGCGTACCAGCGCCTACGAATATCGCCGTACCGGCCGCGGTGGGCAGGGTATCACCAACATCGACACTTCGGAACGCAACGGCCAGGTTGTGGCGAGCTTCCCGGTCAAGCCGGGCGAGCAGATCATGCTTGCGACCGATCAGGGCAAGATGATCCGCACCACCGTCGGATCGATCCGGATTGCCGGCCGCAACACGCAGGGCGTGATGATCTTCCGCGTCGGTTCGGCCGAGCATGTGGTCTCGGTCGCGCGCATCGACGAGGAAGACGAGGTCGAGGTCGAAGTCGCCGACGGTGAGATCGCGCCCGACGATGGCGCCAGCACCGGCGAGCAGGAGCTCGACAAGCCGGTCGACCCGGGCATCCGCGAGGAGTGATCGAAGGGGAGCGCTGGCCGGTCACGGCACGCGCTCCCTGTTTCACCGCCCGCACGTCACGGCTTGCCCCGGAACGAGGCTCGACGCCGTGGTTTGGCACTGATCTCGCAACCCTCCTTGGGCCCGTCCGTTCTCTTCCATACTCACATGGAGGAGCCCTTAAATGCCCATTCCCAATCGTGCGCTGGTTTTGGTGGTCGACGGCCGCAAGATGCTGTTCTTCCGCAATGAAGGCGACACGAACCAGATCGATCTTCGCACCGAGGCGCATGAAGAGCGCGACGATGCCAATCATGACGGCGATCTGAAGACCGATGCGCCCGGCACCTCGCACAGCAGCGTCGGATCGGCTCGATCCAGCATGGAAGAAACCGACTTCAAGCAGCAGGAGGAGGATAATTGGGTCAAGGACGTGGCCGAGAAGCTGCGCCTCCGCGCGCTTCGCGGTGACTTCGACCACCTCTGCATCGTCGCCCCGCCCAAGGCCCTCGGCGTGCTCCGCAAGGAATTGCACAAGGAAGTCGAGAAGCGCGTGGTCTGCACCATCAACAAGGAAATGAGCGGCCGCCCGATCCCCGATATCGAGGCGCTGATCGTCAACCATACCAAGGCGGAAGAGCCCGCCGACGTCTGACTGGC
Coding sequences within it:
- a CDS encoding host attachment family protein — translated: MPIPNRALVLVVDGRKMLFFRNEGDTNQIDLRTEAHEERDDANHDGDLKTDAPGTSHSSVGSARSSMEETDFKQQEEDNWVKDVAEKLRLRALRGDFDHLCIVAPPKALGVLRKELHKEVEKRVVCTINKEMSGRPIPDIEALIVNHTKAEEPADV